The Panicum hallii strain FIL2 chromosome 9, PHallii_v3.1, whole genome shotgun sequence genome has a window encoding:
- the LOC112876034 gene encoding telomerase Cajal body protein 1 produces the protein MAAAEEEEAAAAPPDGGAESESAEISAEGVMEGEEREAAAEYSWPQLHFDRPPHRLYHFARQFRSVAPATGSGSGENFLKGVKWSPDGSSFLTSSDDNSLRLFYLPEDAYGGAEHVAEAAVGGEDSYGAFLQVNEGEPVYDFCWYPCMSLSDPATCVFASTSRDHPIHLWDATGGELRCTYRAYDAMDEIAAALSISFNSTGSKLFAGYNKAIRVFDVHRPGRDFEQYSLLKGGEGPTGIISSISFSPHNGMLAVGSYSQTTAVYAESNMEPLYVLHGQLGGVTQVLFSKDGNYLYTGGRKDPYILCWDIRNTVDIVYKLYRSADTTNQRIYFDIEPCGRHLATGGQDGMVHVYDLQGGQWVTGFQAAADTVNGFSFHPYLPFAVTSSGHRRFGMQDEFEDELNMGGDENCCSVWMFSSSQES, from the exons ATggcagcggcggaggaggaggaagcagctgccgcgccgcccgatgGCGGCGCCGAGAGCGAGTCTGCGGAGATTTCTGCGGAAGGGGTGATGGagggggaggagagagaggcggcggcggagtatTCGTGGCCCCAGCTCCACTTCGACCGCCCGCCCCACCGGCTCTACCACTTCGCCCGCCAGTTCCGCTCCGTCGCTCCCGCTACCGGCAGCGGAAGCGGCGAGAACTTCCTAAAAGGAGTCAAGTGGTCGCCCGACGGCTCCTCCTTCCTCACCAGCTCCGACGACAATTCCCTCCGCTTGTTCTACCT GCCGGAGGATGCGTACGGTGGGGCGGAGCACGTTGCCGAGGCCGCTGTCGGAGGTGAAG ATTCTTATGGCGCATTCCTTCAGGTGAACGAGGGTGAACCAGTGTACGATTTCTGCTGGTACCCGTGTATGTCTTTGTCTG ACCCAGCCACCTGTGTATTTGCAAGCACCAGTCGTGATCACCCGATACACCTTTGGGATGCGACCGGTGGGGAG CTCCGGTGCACCTACAGAGCATATGATGCCATGGATGAAATAGCTGCTGCACTTTCAATCTCTTTCAATTCTACTGGATCTAA GCTCTTTGCTGGATACAACAAAGCAATAAGAGTATTTGATGTTCATCGGCCTGGTAGAGATTTTGAGCAGTATTCTTTACTTAAGGGAGGTGAAGGGCCAACCG GTATAATATCTTCAATTTCCTTCTCTCCGCACAATGGGATGCTTGCTGTTGGCTCATACAGCCAGACAACTGCTGTGTATGCAGAAAGTAATATGGAGCCGTTGTATGTCTTACATGGCCAGCTTGGTGGTGTTACACAG GTGCTGTTTTCAAAAGATGGGAACTATCTATATACTGGAGGGCGCAAG GATCCGTACATATTATGCTGGGATATTCGCAATACTGTGGATATTGTTTACAA GTTGTACAGATCAGCTGATACTACTAATCAAAGAATATATTTTGATATTGAGCCCTGCGGTAGACATCTAGCCACTGGTGGGCAG GATGGGATGGTACATGTCTATGACCTTCAAGGCGGTCAATGGGTAACAGGCTTCCAAGCAGCTGCTG ATACTGTAAACGGGTTCTCGTTCCATCCATACCTTCCATTTGCCGTGACATCATCCGGGCATAGAAGATTTGGCATGCAAGATGAGTTTGAAGATGAGTTAAACATGGGAG GTGATGAGAACTGCTGCTCTGTCTGGATGTTTTCCTCCTCACAAGAATCATGA
- the LOC112877901 gene encoding uncharacterized protein LOC112877901 encodes MSEESPPAQAAEKSQPAEQEAGGWGGWGLSIFSEISRNAVEVAKSAIADIQQPLEQDTGPDSGEKEKDKEQEGEEEEERRKAALDKLENASEDSILGQGLKAFDSSVETITTGTWQALGTAWKSGSLFVQKLENSASSLAETIQQGELPAKASAIAPTILETGKSFTARGMEVLERVGKETMEFIVEETGMEVDKGSTGEGDQQTEEEQFEEVSFDRCFYIYGGPDQLEELEALSSHYALLFNRKKGKLNAEQKTYYDGKLKEIQQIFSLSTNAEEDGPDSDKGKKIESADTDADAEMKKLCETSVSKAAKMAAGFTTALGGLSPNEIIKRTTNRLETIHSEGVHRLSEMCCLAVSQFLVLGKSVISATNKSKNEEDDENDVKIDWPEDPISKAKIIRWKAQSISVDMEKVSTSFGTGILDVAEAYAAAIQNALADKQDDLPNQKSVQEKAKSISNHLNSDQTSAVSKLQDALQYLAYVVVCASMPSA; translated from the exons ATGTCCGAAGAgtcgccgccggcgcaggccgCCGAGAAGAGCCAACCCGCCGAGCAGGAGGCTGGTGGCTGGGGCGGATGGGGCCTCTCCATCTTCTCCGAGATCTCCCGCAAC GCGGTGGAGGTTGCTAAGAGTGCCATCGCGGACATTCAGCAACCGTTGGAGCAGGACACGGGACCTGACAGcggggagaaggagaaggataaggaacaggagggggaggaggaggaggagagacgCAAGGCGGCTCTGGACAAGCTGGAGAATGCCAGTGAGGACTCAATCCTGGGCCAG GGGCTCAAGGCCTTTGATAGCTCGGTGGAGACCATCACGACCGGTACTTGGCAAGCTCTTGGGACTGCATGGAAGAGTGGCTCACTATTTGTTCAAAA ATTGGAGAACTCAGCTTCAAGCTTGGCGGAAACCATTCAACAAGGAGAACTGCCTGCCAAAGCATCTGCAATAGCACCGACCATTTTAGAG ACAGGGAAGTCATTTACAGCAAGAGGTATGGAAGTGCTTGAACGTGTTGGAAAGGAGACTATGGAGTTTATTGTTGAAGAAACTGGTATGGAAGTCGATAAAGGTAGTACCGGTGAAGGTGACCAGCAGACAGAAGAGGAGCAGTTTGAAGAAGTCTCATTTGACAGATGCTTCTATATTTATGGAGGACCTGATCAATTAGAG GAACTGGAAGCACTATCAAGCCACTATGCATTGTTGTTTAATAGGAAAAAGGGAAAACTAAATGCTGAGCAGAAAACTTATTATGATGGAAAGCTCAAAGAAATACAGCAAATATTTAGTCTTAGCACCAATGCTGAGGAAGATGGACCAGACTCAGACAAAGGGAAGAAGATTGAATCAGCTGATACTGACGCTGATGCTGAGATGAAGAAGTTATGTGAAACAAGTGTTAGCAAAGCTGCTAAGATGGCCGCAGG GTTCACCACTGCCTTGGGTGGGCTTTCTCCAAATGAGATTATCAAACGGACTACCAATAGGCTAGAGACCATTCACTCAGAGGGTGTTCAT AGACTGTCAGAGATGTGCTGCCTTGCAGTTTCTCAATTTCTGGTACTAGGAAAGTCGGTAATATCTGCCACCAACAAATCAaagaatgaagaagatgatgaaaATGACGTTAAGATTGATTGGCCTGAAGATCCTATTTCAAAAGCTAAAATAATCAGATGGAAAGCGCAATCCATCTCTGTGGATATGGAAAAGGTCTCTACTAGTTTTGGTACAG GAATCTTGGATGTGGCTGAAGCTTATGCGGCAGCCATACAAAATGCTCTTGCTGATAAGCAGGATGATCTCCCAAATCAGAAATCGGTGCAGGAGAAGGCTAAGTCCATATCCAACCATCTGAATTCCGATCAGACTAGTGCTGTCAGCAAGCTACAAGACGCCTTGCAGTACCTGGCCTACGTCGTCGTTTGCGCTTCCATGCCAAGTGCCTGA